The segment CATGAGAAACATGGTCATGAAGTATTGTAGGAGGGTCCAGCCTGAATGGAAGAAGCAGGTACACTGACTAGAGTAGACATGGCCTTACATgctatttaaacaaaaaaagaaataaatctgcAAATTGGTCTTCcttgatgtttgtctttcttctaGATGATGCAGAAGGTTGTAGCCAGTGAGATCTTCAAGGATCAGAAAGACAGCTACCCTCATAGTGTTGGCAGGCTGTTTTTGGACTCGAGGCTTGGTACGTGTTCATACATGCATTCCCCGTTACCCCTGTGCATGCAGACAGTACAGACTGATCAATGACAATAACAGGTTGTTTTCCTGTTGCCCTTTGCAGAACGTGAGCAGATCAATCTCAAAGTCGTCCAGACCCTCGGCAATGACAAAGTGCAGGTGGGACtgaatctttatttttaacataattATGATAATGACAATGATGAATGGTGGCTTGTAGTAATATGTAACCTTGTGCTTCTCAGTATGGTATTTCAGTCGTAAAGTATGACAGAAGGGGTTTCAAGCCTCGCCCCCGCCAGCTGCTCCTCACTAACACCTTTGCTGTGCTGGTGGACAGGACCAAGATCAAGCAGAGGATCGACTACGCAGCTTTGAGAGGTGAAAAACAATCCTAGGTTACTTTGCCTACTTTCACAGACATATCCTTGGCAACTATGTGGAGATcagtagttttaatttttaacagaTATTGAAGCAGTTATTATTTTGTCACATCTTTTTTCCTATCTAAAACGCTTCTAATGAACACATTGTGATTGTTATGTCAAGTTATTCCAAGTCATTCAGAGCCAGCCTGTCTCTTTAAACAGGTATCTCTGTGAGCTCCCTCAGCGATGGGATGTTTGTCCTGCACATGCCCAGTGAGGACAATAAGCAGAAGGTACAGCAGGACACAGCGGTCATGACGTGAGTTAAATATCCACCTGTACAGTTACTTTAAACCCAGCTGTGTCTCCCTCAGGGTGATGTTGTTCTGCACTGCGACCACGTGATTGAGCTGGTGACTAAACTAGCCATGATGGCGAACAAGACCAGCTACGTCAACGTCAACCCGGGCAGGTAAGTCCCACGGAAAAAGCCCGGCACTTCTCATGTTCttctcatgttttatttcttacttcCTGTGTTGCGTACAGCATTAGGTTTGCTGTAGCACGAGGCAAGGAAGGAATCGTTGATTTCGTCAGGGGTTCAGAGTTGAAGGTGACCAAAGGCAAGCGAGGACATCTGCTTGTGGTGAGTTAGCAGCTGTTTTGGTGTCATGTGAGGAGTCTGCaggaaaggtttttttttttctttttgattaaAAACCCAAAAAAATAATTCAACCAGCTGACTATGTTCAATCTGACTTCACTCCGCAGACTGCCCCACGGATCAGCACCACATGAAGAAACAGTTACCAGAAACTAGGCTAACATCAATCCTTTTAGCCACCTGGAGGACTGCCACTTGCTATTTGTCAGTTTGCAGGACAAGACGATACCACAAGCAAACACATGTTCAACAGAAGGAAGATCCCAAATTGAGTCATGTATGCCGTCATTATTACAAGAACGCCCTCGATATTGCAGTAGTAACTGATCATTTTTTTTAGTTCGAAAATCAAAACACAGCCATCATAGTTTCAAATGCTTTGTCTCTTTATTGTCAGTcctgcaaaaatatatttatctatCAAAAATATGCCTTCTGTAAACTCTGTACCTCTATACTGcaagaaacataaaataaacactgaaataaatagcgtgttaataaatatgttaataaatagtaaataaatctTTGGAAAGTCCAGAAGATTGAGGGCTTGGGGGAAAAACAGGATGTTGGGAGGTATTTTTACTGCTCTACGAGCTTATTGCTGCAGTAACTTACAGTTACAGCTAAGACAGAAACTGTGGGAAATACCCAAAAAAGCCGAGGAAATAAACAGTCATagtgtacaaaaaaaaaaaaacaaacaaataaaaaacattgctTAAATCACCTTCATGTAAGGTGCTGACAACACCACAGGGTTGCACATTAGCTGACAATAATTATCTAAACCTATTATCATAGTTTTCTCTTAGCTCAATTCAGCTTTTACTTCCTCGTTTCTCTTCGTGTGCTAGTATTTGTTGTCAGAGCCTCATTGCAGTTGCTCTGAGTCATAAGTGTGCTTTTGTTGCCAGGAGGAGGAAGTCTCTTGCCACCTTGGTGAGGTACAGGTCTAGATCCCTCAGAATGATGTAACCCTCCACTCGGCTGTCCCACACTGTTTTAGAGCTGGCTTCTGCCTCAAGAGGGGACCAGACTGTAGGAGAGGTTGGCTTCACCCAAGAGCTCTTCATGTGACTCATCTGGggaacaaagcaaagcaaagcaaatgtTATCATCGTTGATTCTTCCAGACTCATGTGGCCTTAAAAAGGGGACAAAATGAGTGGATTTCAGTGGGAAATGCAGTGGTTACCTGGCTGCTGACTTGGCTCATGAGGTCCCTCAGATCCAGCTGAATGTGTTTGATGCTTGGAGGTAAAGTGGACCGTACCACCatcccctctttctcttccttctccaGCTGCATTCTCTTCCACTCAAGCATTTTCCAGTAGACCTGCATGTCCCTGAAAGCAGTATGGAGGCGCTCCCAGTCctaaacacacagaagacaacCACGTGGTTGCATAATCAAATTCACAACCCCCTTTTCCTTTTAATATCTTAAAAGGGGAATTCCGCTCAAAATTTTACAAGTTTTTCATTCTGCAAGACCAGACATTCTGTTGATGTCATCAGGTTTTCCTTTATTCTCACCGTAATGGAAAAACATTACGGTGAGAGTAACGAACATTATGACATTTTCACAAAACTGTGTGATTTTCAGAATAAGATACAGAACGTTATTTTTTGTGTAGTAGTTTTTTAAACACATGGGAAAATACTAACCGTCATGTTAAGCCAGCTATAGAAGTCTGTAGAAAGTAACGGCAGGTTCTTTAGCTGTTGGCTTCGGTCCTCAAAATGCTTATTTCCCAAATGCTGTTCcttctataaaaataaaacaatgacaagAGTTGGAATTAAGGAAGGTGAAGCTAAGTGTACTAAACTGGTTTGGAAAAGGTAGTCTTTTAGGAAGACAagataatattaattattaaataagtaCTCACGtattttttcagcagcagctggacatGGGTTCGGGTCGACCTTGCCAGACGAAAGGAGTTCTTATATTTACTGCTCTGGAGGACTCGGAATGGAGCAAAGGAGTCCACACAACTCAGTATGCAGCAAAGAAGGATGACAGCTCGCCACCAAACGATCATCTGACACAAAGATACGTGTTGTTACATTCAGGCAGTGTGATCAAAATGCTGCTTTCCTTACAGTTAATGTAAGGAAATTACAGTAACATGAACTGTAACTGTAATCTCACTTCTGTGTACAGAGGGAAAAACATATGACACAAAGGATCACTTCCAGCACAAACAACTGTGTTCCAGTTAAATACTTAGATTCTGCTTATGGGAACATAACGGTCATTTAACGGCCATACTCAGAATCTGAAAGGAAGATTAATAATATTTCTTAATAAAATCCACCCCGCATCCATCAGTCACACACCACATGGTATCCCAACACATGCACTCCTTCTTATGTAATTTAGCAACACTGCCGCTGGTCAGTTTGTCAGTTCATGGAAACAGATATTTTGATTCCTCTAAATGGTTTCAGTGTGGAAGGAAGCATTATTTCACCATGACCTCCTTTTTGTTTGCACCCAAATATGTTTATGCAAGTTCCTGAAACCCTACAGATTACACAGTCTTTTCCCGCATGCCGCATTATGAGCATTATGGCCTACTGAAGCGAGTCAATATTCTTCAGGTTCCCTATTTTCTGCCAGAATTAATCTGTCGTAAAACAAAGCACTCTTTTCCACTTCATCCGTCTGTTTTATCCAGTTGCATCATAAATTCTTGATGAGTCAACGTGTTTCTCACTCACTCTGATCCTTCACAAATTGATATCAAAAGCTTGCTCagtgctacacaaataaaaagcaaagaagTGACTATTAATTTACTAAATGCCATCAAGTgtacagaaacactgcagctacAAGTGTGCCCCAAATCTGCCATGACTATGCACTACTGTCAGCCGGTTGAATTATTGGACATCTTCTGTGACACAGCACATAATTCCAAAATGTAATaacatatatattaaaatatatgattAAAAGGTTAGTTAAATAatcaaactatttttaaattggGCTTACCTTGGAGGAGCAGTGAATGACACCCAGAGCAAGATACCTTCATGTTCTAGTGAGCCTGAtgtacagtttatatatttgtCATGTGCTTTCGGTTTctcagagattttttttctcgGAGTTTTTTTGACttattttcccctctctctctctctctctctctcgctttctctctctctctctttctgtgtatctctctctctgtttcagcaTCTTGTGGTCACTGATTTGAATGAGACAGAAGTGAGGAAGTTACCTAACACAGCATTAAGAATTGCTATTTCAGAGATCAAGCAACAAAGGAAATACATCTacacattttttcttattttttttaatctcaggAATGTGGGAAACATTTAGAACTCATAAACCAAATCTAGTCACATTGTTTACATAGACAAGGATAATAAATCTCACACATGCAAACTAGTTGATagatgagaaaacaaatcaaataagaaTCTTTGTGTAAAATCTCTTGatattctgctttttttttttttttttttattggttccACTCATCTATACTACTTGTCTAATCTCcctataaaataaaagaatgaatcaATTGCTAGATTTCTAAATAGTTTCATCACACATCTTTTAATCATTCCAGAAACTACCAAAACCTGAAACTTTTTTTCCAAGAGGCAGTAAGGCTCGGTTGACTGTGCATCTTAGGGGAATGTTTCAGGAGTCTCATGATGTAGATGACTAATTATTGAAAGAGTCTTAGTGAATTTCACAAATTCAAACCAAAACAGAGTCCTTGAAAAAATGCCCCTGCCATCGTGACTGTCAGCGTCATAAGCTGTCACTAATGTAAATAAGTGGTTTATCGCAGCACATTCATAACATTTAATACTATGGTAATTCTTTTTTCTGTACTGTCTAACATAATTTAGGATGTCAGTCAAGTCTAGGccttttcttttgtcattcaCACAGTAGTATATTCATGTCCATTCTGTTCATTTGTAGCTTGAAGAAAACATGCATGGTAgaaactgtgtatgtgtcttcAATACAGGTTAAGTCACGTCATGattgtttcttttaataataattaaaacagtaaagacTAAcctcactttattaggtacaccttaCTAGTACCGGGTTGGATCCCTTTTGCCTTCAGAACTGCCTTAATCCTTCGTGGCATAGATTCAACAAGGTACTGGAAACATTCCTCAGAGATTTTGGTCCATATTGACATAATAGCATCACGCAGTTGCTGCAGATTTGTCGGCTGCACATCCATGATGCGAATCTCCCGTTCTACCACATCCCATAGGTGCTCTATTGGATTGAGATCTGGTGACTGTGGAGGTCATTTGAGTACAGTGAACTCATGGTCATGTTCAAGAAACCAGTCTGAGATGATTCGCGCTGTATGACGTGACATTATTATCCTGCTGAAAGTAGCCATCAGAAGATGCGTACTCTGTGGTCATAAAGGGATGGACATGGTCAGCAAAAATACTCACATAGGCTGTGGCGTTGACACGATGCTCAATTGGTACTAATGGGCCCAAAGTGTGCCAAGAAAATATCCCCCACACCattacaccaccaccaccagcctgAACAGTTGATCCAAGGCAGAATGGATCATGGTCATGTTGGTGACGCCAAATTCAGACCCTATTCTGAATGCCGCAACCGAAATCAAGACTCATCAGACCAGGCAACGTTTTTCCAATCTTCTATTGTTGCGAATTGTAGCCTCAGTTTCCTGTTCTTAGCTGACAGGAGTGGCACCCATCCGCCTCAAGGTAAATCACCTTTCTTCCCCATTGTGATGCTCGGTTTGAACTGCAGAAGATCGTCTTGACCATGTCTACACGCCTAAATGCATTGAGCTGCTGCCACGTGATTGGCTGATTAGAAATCTGCGTTAAGGAGCAGTTagacaggtgtacctaataaagtggccggtataataattataatagtatatataatataatataataataataaaatagctGGAAGTTTAATGTAAGGTGAAAAACTAACTTTTCAATCTAGGAAGTGTAGAAGGCTAGAAAGTTCAGCTAACTTAAATGAGTCAGTTTTACACCTTTAAAACTCAtagaacaataataatttttttttttctgtgttgaacaaacaaatgttttacactaTGACCAGTAacatatgtataaataaaaaaataatgggTATAAATAAAGCTAGTATTTTTTGTTCTAGTTAGAAAACCTAAATACTTTTCaatgacacacactcacatttaaatgtgtatgtcatcagttttcattttattccaaATCAGCATTTTATTCTTACTCTGGCTTTGCAGTATATTTCATAACCTTAAAAAACTGAACCCTCAACCTGAGTTTGTCtgaatctttttatttgttgtgttcaaCTATATGGATGTTGTAACAGTATAATTAAGCGTGTACATATGTTTCCATGTCACCACTGCCATGAAAAACCATCATTTTAAGGGAAACAATGAAGATTGTACCTTCTTCATGCCATTCACGGGACATTTCACTATTGATTTCCACATGGCCTTGGTCAAATCTCTATAGTGACCCTTTaaatttgcttgtgttttttattcagtataATTCTGCCATGCTCTTTCTTGGCAGTATAATTGAAAGTgtacatttcttgtttttctcaccTATAAGGGAACAGTTATCTCTTCCAGAAAATTTTATAACCATGAAGAGGTGGATTATACGTTGGAGGTAAATTCCCTAATCAATATACATGGGAAGATTGGAAGTCACCCAATATTCAAAGGAAATAAGTCTGTGGGGAAATCTATTAAGTAACTGCAAGGACCAGGGCTTTCATTTATTGATAGTAAATTCAGTTACAGTTCACTTATATTATAGTGTTAAATAAGtacagtgattttgtttgtcGGACAGTAGTTTGTCCAGTGTAGAAAGTACTGGGCTGCTGATTCATCTCTTTAAATACTGATATATTTAGGAATAAGAGAGTAGAGCTTGATTCAGCTGTCATAGATTTGAGGTTATTGTTATGATAATTTCTAAGTTGATTGTTGGGATAATTGTAGGGCACTTTTGGTTTGACGAAAAGAGTTTGAACTCAAGTCCAAAGAGTACAGGGCATGTTTAGTCTATGACAATGTGATTTGTGTCAGTTTGCATATGAATGTATGTTACCACACCTGTCTATGAAATTAACCTGATCGCACTTTACATGTCAGTGGCAAAATCTGGAAGTATACTAAATATAGCTTCACAGTGATTAAGTTCTaacttatttaaacatttatgttaGGAGAGGAAGTTCAAAAGAGcagatgatttattttacaataacatCACTATGTTGAAACAGCTGCCTAtgacaaaatatacatatttcatTGTAGTGCCCTGAAAAGTTTCAGTGTGTCTAACAAAGTGACAGTACAAAGATAAGATCTTTTTGTGAAATTTCCTGAGATTAGTTGCAATTAgttgcaaaatataaaaaatctgaataaaaacCCTGAAAATTCCTTCTTACTAGAAACACTAACCACTGGTGGTTTCAACCTACCTCTTGGTGGTTTAGCTCTTTCACTATTGGCATAGCATTGTAGTCAGCTTTTGTTTGAAATCAGGGAAAGTTTCTTGGTGCTGTACTCCCTTACAACTGAGGCTAGAGGTTGCGAGTGATACTGTAAGGGAGGGTCCAAAGCTCATTTTGTTTGTAGAGCTTTAAGAGTcatataaaactgaaatttgtTCAGAGTTACGGTTTATTGCTTTTTATCTTAACCAACTTAACCCAGAGACTGTTTATTCATTCAATGAACCTACAGCATATCATGTTACTATTTTCTTCTTAtcaattatttttgtattattagtattaatagtATTATGATGTGTAATCAGtgaaaaaaactatttcttcatatctttcatattttaattaaattcccttcaatttaattaattttatttttatagctcTAAataaatcatctcaaggcactacATGTGTGTTTCTTATGGTAATCTTTAATATAAAAGAGCATATGAATGTAAGTTAGTCCTTTAATCTGATGTAATAAATTCAATAATTACTTTAAAtctataatttatattaaaatgttaaatttctgTTGTAATTGTCTGTTGACAAAGCAGTATCAGATTGACTCTAAGCTAATAGGCATGTTAATGCCCAAAAGCCTGAGATACTAGGTCTGATAATGTTATAGAGAATTACAAAATATGGATACCATATTTATAAGTGCTgtttaaactgtatttgttgTGACATTTTTGCTCAACAAATCCCATTGCATTAAAAAGTtagtttacttttgttttttcaatattttattttccaaagccaaaagaaaaaaataaatacattttcaaaaaccAATAAAGACCTGTATAacaccaaaaacaaataatttaatgtaattgtactataaaactataaactgaATTTCAGAGAGCTCAGATCAAATTATATGAGACCAGACATCAATATTAGGCTTTTTCAGCTTGTGTCAGTGCATAGTTTCCAGACTTTTTCCATTGATTTAAAGCttatttttcacattcaaaACGCATTATACAAGAGCAATACATTTGATTTTTGCATTCAATGGAAATCAAAATACAGATTACTAAGTACTGAAGACTTTGACTACATGGAAATTTTCCTGTAAAACTCACATTGAAAACCACAGTCGCAAactgaaaattaatttattttaccataacaagaagaaaaaacaaaacaaacacaaacaaacaaacaaagaataaCAATCCACTAAGTCATCTACTTCTAAAATACATTCACTTTGTTACATACTGTAATTTACAGGAGTTAAAATCTTTGACACTGACTCATAATTCGTAAACAAGCTGACTTCctctcagaaaaagaaaatgcttggCTCGCCTTGAGCTGTCATGATGTGGTCAGCAAAAGGGGACCATAAAGGGAAGGGCTTCCCTCATTTTCATAACCTCCAGCCTACCTATTCCCACTACTGTCAAATTCCCCTTCTTATATGCACAATTTACTCCCGGtctattttctgtctcattcatTTGTGGTTTCAGGCACCCCTTTTAGTTTTGTTATGCATTTCCTTCCCATTTTTGAAACTTCTTCAATAAATATTATCTTAATCCGGTTCTCTTATTCTGTTTATGGTAAATCAGCTGTTTTAATCGTGTTTTTATGACTATGCTGGATTTGAATATTGGTCATATACtctacagtaaaatataaacagcGACAACAAGAGATTTATGGCGTACACTTTTTCTCACCTATCGGAAAGTTCACCAAGTTGTTTGCTTGAAAGCACAGAAACAACGGGGACATTTCaatgtgcagaaaaacaaaagacagctGCACAGCTGTTGTAGCTGTGACAAGAACACATTCTGACCTGGCTCATGCACTCGACCTGGTATAAACACCCCAGGCTTCTATTTAGTTTGGATCAATTTTATAAAGAAGACTGAGGGTGTTTTAGGTGGATGGCTTCATTCATTGCTGACCAAGACTTTACATTTGTAGTTTAAATGATGAATGTTAATACATTATGcacattaatgtattttttattgtttgtatatGCATAAAATAAGACTCATCTCTAAAGTGCAGAGATAATATGACAACGTCTGGTATTCCAGTATTTACTTCAGCTCTAAGGCTACATAGTAAGTGTAAAGTTCTTGACAGTCAACTTCCACTCcagatgaaaactaaaaaaaagaacacacaaatgagaaaaaatgcTTGTTCATTGTAAGATTTACTGTAAGGGCCTCTGCAGACAATCTGCACACTGCTTTGGCTGGCCAGCTACAACAAACACGGAGTAAGGAGGAAGTAGCACTGTGGATAAACATTATGGAACAGAGAGTCATTAAACAGCAGATTTCAGTTTCAATCAAAAACGGACTTATGTCAGGTCAAACTGCTTTCAAAATTGACTGCAGGCCCACATAATCCTAAACCATCATCTCTGTAAATGGGAAGCTGTTATCAAGTACACATAGTCAAAACACAAGTAGAAGTGTAAATGGTTGCCTAAATACCCCCGTACTATTTTACCCAAATTGAAATACTACATGTGCTCTAAAACATACTTTAAGCACTCAGCAGGTACTCCACAAAGAGACTGATTTCTCTTGACATCcactaaattacatttaaaataaaaacctctgtGTGTAAcgtattgtattttaaatt is part of the Anabas testudineus chromosome 14, fAnaTes1.2, whole genome shotgun sequence genome and harbors:
- the LOC113170313 gene encoding uncharacterized protein LOC113170313, which translates into the protein MIVWWRAVILLCCILSCVDSFAPFRVLQSSKYKNSFRLARSTRTHVQLLLKKYKEQHLGNKHFEDRSQQLKNLPLLSTDFYSWLNMTDWERLHTAFRDMQVYWKMLEWKRMQLEKEEKEGMVVRSTLPPSIKHIQLDLRDLMSQVSSQMSHMKSSWVKPTSPTVWSPLEAEASSKTVWDSRVEGYIILRDLDLYLTKVARDFLLLATKAHL